In Mugil cephalus isolate CIBA_MC_2020 chromosome 20, CIBA_Mcephalus_1.1, whole genome shotgun sequence, the following are encoded in one genomic region:
- the LOC124998342 gene encoding piggyBac transposable element-derived protein 4-like encodes MAQKRRSLDHVIARLTGEGPFSDEEWGDSSEADSVLSSDEYYDAEDGLEDTSEDDDEEYTVPSGKLQPDLPSSTSSESEDERASARQSPRGRKRKRPCKKAASSTPLHPNGWHSEEQPDSLPEPIPLFCPARPPGIQIFGTGDNPSPLDLFKLFFDKKTVNIICENTNKQAKKNIDRGKKFKWNDIGPTDFFKFAGLLFYMAILKLPQVTQYWQKDSFFSVVSPALVMARNTFQAISSNLHMSDPDKDAENDKEKGTPNYDPLHRLQPLHDHMKSVCKTIYHPRQNISIDERMVATKARLGMRQYIKNKPTKYGIKLFVLADSSNGYTVGFTVYTGKSKFTTGQGLPFDSVMNLIDSSFLGSGYHLYLDNFYTSPRLFRELLAVKVRACGTYRENTKDTPSTKVNAIDKKSSRGTIRWIREGPLLYIKWMDSREVSMCSTIHTAYKGETVQRRVKGPDGQWHAHTIPRPSPVSEYNKHMGGVDLSDQLIQYYSVHHRTTRWYKLMFQHFLDIAATNAYIIHKEYSLMNRQQPMTHLKFTESLAAELCGCSLKNAPPSISGHPHTPSKSANPHTTPKLATPPKSATPSTSAKSATPSTSATPSTLAKSATPSKSTTRSKSAKRTKSTKRTKSTTRTKSTSRSKSTTPSKPTTRSKRAAPSKSSELYKPVTPDRPPTPSSSSDCTDIQDPSYLPDDSDPSNAPDSPDAPDSPCTPDIPNISSQYCLPDSLNKNPRESTKASEGRLHCVNCKKKTAWKCRNCGVALCLIVDRNCFADWHDVCIKAQMAV; translated from the exons ATGGCTCAGAAACGCCGTTCTTTGGACCACGTTATCGCCAGGCTGACTGGAGAGGGGCCATTTAGTGACGAGGAATGGGGCGATAGTTCAGAGGCGGACAGCGTTTTAAGCTCCGACGAGTATTATGATGCAGAAGACGGACTCGAGGACAC ATCTGAAGATGACGACGAGGAATACACTGTGCCAAGTGGAAAATTGCAGCCGGACCTACCATCATCCACCAGCTCAGAGTCAGAGGATGAGCGCGCAAGTGCCCGTCAAAGTCCACGTGGACGCAAGCGCAAACGCCCCTGTAAAAAAGCTGCTTCTTCCACGCCACTACATCCAAATGGATGGCACTCAGAGGAACAACCAGATTCACTCCCAGAGCCCATCCCACTGTTTTGCCCTGCTCGACCTCCAGGAATACAGATCTTTGGGACAGGAGACAACCCCAGCCCACTTGACTTGTTCAAgttattttttgacaaaaagaCCGTCAACATcatctgtgaaaacacaaacaaacaggcaaaAAAGAACATTGACCGGGGTAAAAAATTCAAGTGGAATGACATCGGTcccacagatttttttaaatttgcggGTCTCCTCTTTTACATGGCGATCCTGAAATTGCCACAAGTGACGCAGTACTGGCAAAAGGACTCATTTTTCAGCGTTGTGTCTCCAGCCCTCGTCATGGCCAGGAACACTTTTCAGGCTATATCTTCAAACCTCCACATGAGTGACCCAGATAAAGATGCCGAAAACGACAAGGAGAAGGGCACTCCCAACTACGACCCCTTGCATCGACTCCAGCCATTGCACGATCACATGAAGAGTGTCTGCAAGACTATTTACCATCCTAGGCAGAATATTTCAATAGATGAGAGAATGGTGGCTACAAAAGCGAGGCTGGGAATGCGGCAGTACATAAAGAATAAACCCACAAAGTATGGCATAAAGCTTTTTGTGTTGGCTGATTCAAGCAATGGCTACACTGTTGgttttacagtatatacagGCAAATCCAAGTTCACCACTGGACAAGGACTTCCCTTTGACTCTGTCATGAACTTGATTGACAGTTCATTTCTGGGAAGTGGGTATCACCTTTACTTGGACAACTTTTACACAAGCCCAAGACTTTTCAGGGAGCTTCTGGCCGTGAAAGTCCGTGCATGCGGTACATACAGGGAGAATACGAAAGATACTCCATCCACAAAAGTGAACGCCATTGACAAAAAGTCGAGTAGGGGGACCATCAGGTGGATTAGAGAAGGGCCACTGTTGTACATCAAGTGGATGGACTCACGAGAAGTGTCAATGTGCTCCACCATTCACACTGCGTACAAAGGTGAAACCGTTCAGAGGCGCGTGAAAGGGCCAGATGGACAGTGGCATGCCCATACTATCCCCAGACCCAGCCCGGTGTCGGAGTACAACAAGCACATGGGCGGTGTGGATCTATCTGACCAGCTCATTCAGTATTATTCTGTCCACCACAGAACGACACGCTGGTACAAATTAATGTTTCAACACTTCCTGGACATTGCGGCCACCAATGCCTACATCATTCACAAAGAATACTCTCTGATGAATCGGCAACAACCAATGACTCACCTGAAGTTCACAGAGAGTCTTGCTGCTGAACTTTGTGGCTGTTCTTTGAAGAACGCTCCACCATCCATATCAGGACATCCACACACACCATCTAAGTCTGCAAATCCACACACAACACCCAAGTTAGCCACACCACCCAAGTCAGCCACACCATCCACGTCAGCAAAGTCAGCCACACCATCCACGTCAGCCACACCATCCACGTTAGCCAAGTCAGCCACACCATCTAAGTCAACCACACGATCTAAGTCAGCCAAACGTACTAAGTCAACCAAACGTACTAAGTCAACCACACGTACTAAGTCAACGTCACGATCTAAGTCAACCACACCATCCAAGCCAACCACACGATCTAAGCGAGCAGCTCCATCCAAATCATCCGAGTTATACAAGCCAGTAACCCCAGACAGACCACCCACTCCATCTTCATCCTCCGACTGCACAGACATCCAAGATCCCTCCTACTTACCAGACGACTCCGACCCCTCCAACGCCCCCGATTCCCCCGACGCCCCCGACTCCCCGTGCACCCCAGACATCCCAAATATTAGCAGTCAGTACTGTCTCCCTGACTCCCTAAATAAGAATCCACGGGAAAGCACAAAGGCCTCGGAGGGAAGGCTGCATTGTGtcaactgcaaaaaaaagactGCTTGGAAGTGCAGAAATTGCGGCGTGGCACTATGTCTCATTGTTGACAGAAACTGCTTTGCAGATTGGCATGATGTTTGTATTAAAGCTCAAATGGCAGTGTAG
- the dnase1 gene encoding deoxyribonuclease-1, translating into MRFICTLGLTLTLVHLSNSLLLGAFNIKTFGDTKASDSTVMNIISTIVQRYDVVVIQEVRDTDLSATKKLMELVNKGSSQYSYVVSEPLGRSTYKEQYLFIYKISTVSVVKSYTYDDGCESCGTDTFNREPFVVMFSSKYSVLNNFTLIPQHTSPSVAVEELRALTDVVADVRARWNTNNIMLMGDFNAGCSYVQGSDWDQIPLFTDKSYQWLIPNEADTTVTSTLCPYDRIVATADMMKGVVQGSARVYNFMADMKLSSTLALDVSDHFPVEVKLS; encoded by the exons ATGCGTTTCATTTGTACTCTGGGTCTCACTCTGACCCTGGTTCATCTGTCAAACTCTCTGCTGCTGGGAGCGTTCAACATCAAGACGTTTGGAGACACCAAAGCCTCCGACTCCACTGTGATGAACATCATCAGCACG ATCGTCCAACGCTACGATGTCGTTGTGATCCAGGAGGTCCGAGACACCGATCTGTCTGCAACCAAAAAACTCATGGAGCTCGTCAACAA aggTTCTTCTCAGTACAGCTACGTCGTCAGTGAACCTCTTGGTCGCAGCACCTACAAGGAGCAATACCTCTTCATCTACAA GATTAGTACTGTGTCCGTGGTCAAAAGCTACACCTACGATGACGGCTGTGAGTCCTGTGGGACGGACACCTTCAACAGGGAACCGTTTGTCGTGATGTTCTCCTCCAAATACAGTG TCTTGAATAACTTCACCCTGATCCCCCAGCACACCTCTCCGAGCGTGGccgtggaggagctgagagcccTCACTGACGTGGTGGCTGACGTCCGCGCTCGCTGGAACACCAAC aacaTCATGCTAATGGGCGACTTCAACGCAGGCTGTAGTTACGTTCAGGGCTCCGACTGGGACCAGATCCCCCTCTTCACCGACAAGAGTTACCAGTGGCTGATCCCCAATGAGGCCGACACCACCGTGACCAGCACTCTCTGCCCTTACGACAG GATTGTGGCCACGGCCGACATGATGAAGGGCGTAGTGCAAGGCAGCGCGAGGGTTTACAACTTCATGGCCGACATGAAACTGAGCTCCACTTTG GCCTTGGACGTCAGTGACCATTTCCCTGTGGAGGTGAAGCTAAGCTAG
- the eci1 gene encoding enoyl-CoA delta isomerase 1, mitochondrial, whose product MTLRAALRSKSAFSGLLSQLSSCSSHGRVCVSPVLVAQRRNNSTSPKIKVDFDQSTGVAVMHMQSPPVNSLSLDFLTELCIGVEKLEMDKSCRGLIITSSQPKVFSAGLDILEMYGKSPESCGEFWKAVQEMWLKLYSSNMVTIAAINGSSPAGGCLMSMTCDYRIMADNPRYSIGLNETQLGIVAPFWFKDTMLNTVGHRTTELALELGLLYNPSEALKIGLVDKLVPEDQVLTTAAQTMTKWLAIPEHARQITKSMMRKPTIDKLTSNREADIQNFVKFITKDSIQKSLRMYLEMLKKRKA is encoded by the exons ATGACTTTAAGAGCCGCTTTGAGGAGCAAGTCCGCCTTTTCAG GTCTTCTTTCCCAGCTGTCGTCCTGCAGCAGTCATGGCAGAGTGTGCGTTTCTCCCGTCCTCGTTGCACAGCGGAGGAACAACTCCACCTCGCCTAAGATCAAAGTGGATTTTGACCAAAGTACAG GCGTGGCAGTGATGCACATGCAGAGTCCTCCAGTCAACAGCCTCAGCTTGGATTTCCTCACCGAGCTGTGCATCGGTGTGGAGAAGCTGGAGATGGATAAGAGCTGCCGAGGCCTGATCATCACCTCC AGCCAGCCCAAGGTGTTCTCAGCCGGGCTGGACATCTTGGAAATGTACGGAAAGAGTCCAGAGAGCTGCGGGGAGTTCTGGAAAGCTGTGCAGGAGATGTGGCTCAAACTCTACAGCTCCAACATGGTCACTATAGCTGCAATCAAT GGCTCCAGTCCTGCAGGTGGATGTCTCATGTCCATGACGTGTGACTACAGGATAATGGCCGATAACCCTCGTTACAGCATCGGCCTTAACGAGACGCAGCTCGGCATTGTAGCACCTTTTTG GTTTAAGGACACTATGTTGAACACGGTGGGCCATCGGACCACAGAGCTGGCCCTGGAGCTGGGCCTCCTCTACAACCCTTCAGAGGCCCTAAAGATCGGACTGGTGGACAAGTTGGTGCCTGAAGACCAGGTCCTCACCACAGCGGCGCAGACCATGACCAAGTGGTTGGCTATTCCAG AGCACGCCAGACAGATAACCAAGTCCATGATGAGGAAGCCAACCATTGACAAGCTAACGTCCAACAGGGAGGCCGACATCCAAAACTTTGTCAAATTCATCACCAAGGACTCCATTCAGAAGTCACTGCGCATGTATCTGGAGATGCTCAAAAAGAGAAAGGCTTAG